Part of the Intestinibacillus sp. Marseille-P6563 genome is shown below.
CGGCAAAGTAAGAGATGTTCTCCTTTGTGGCAGTAGCGCCGTCTTTAATGACGTTGATCTGGACTCCTGCAGCACTATCTGCATCGTCAATCGTGTAGGACTTGCCGTCGAACTTAATCTTGTCGCCGTCCAGCTCGGTCGCGTTCAGGTAAGTCTCATAAACCACCGTGCTCTCGGCCGGATAAACGCCAATAACGTCGTTGGTCTTCTCGTCGCGGAACATAACCTTGACCTTACGGCCCAGCAGGCTCGAGTAGTCCTGGGACAGCTTGGTGAAGTCAACATGTGTAGTGTCAGAATCTGCCTTATCGCTATCCGTCTGGCTGATGGACAGGTTCTGGCCGTTGATCGAGGTCAGAGTACCAACGTTGGTATACAGCTTCAGATACTTTACGCCGACGGTATCCAGATCGCCGCCATTATCGTTCTTATCACTGTAACCATCACGGTCGGTAGACCATTCAACCGTATTTGCGCCGATGGTGTTGTACATCAGCTGAGCCGCCCACTGACGCGGGCAATCAGCAGTGATGGTGGTGTTGACATTCTTCAGAATGCCAGCTTCGGTTGCCAGAGAAATGGTCTTGGTAGACCAGGTCGAGCCGCCGATGTCAGCACGAGCCGGATCATAACCAATGACACGCAGGCACATCAGAGCCAATTCTACGCCAGTTACATTCGAATTGGGGTCAAAAATGGTTGCGGACTTACCGGATACAATACCGGCAGCCTGGCAGTGCTTTACATAGCCAGCGTACCAAGCATCAGCCGGTACGTCCGTAAAAGTGGTCTGCATATCTGCATATGCAGACGCATCGTCGCTGTTCGTACGAATCGAGTAGATCATACGACAAGCCTCGGCACGAGTAATGGTGTCGTTGGGACGGAAAGAGCCGTCACCATCGCCAGACATAATGCCGAGCGCTGAGAGCATTTCCACGGCTTCGGTCGCTTGAATGTCGGCCTGGTCCGTGTATGCCGCGCCAGCTGTCGCCATCATGGTGAACGCCATGGCGAACGCCAGTACCAGCGCGAGAACCTTTTTGACATAGCTTTCAAGTGCATTTTAAAGCACTATATAACCAGATTTCATCAAAACAAGTGTTTTTTTTGCGTCTGTTTTTCTATTTTCAATAATGATCTATGCAGTTAGTATTTATGTCTCTTTTCCATACCTGACTTTATTCGGATTTTTTATACATTAATCCAAAATCAGTATATCAGTTAACATATAGGCTGTATGAAATTTTCATGGGGTTTTATGCTTCTATCTCATGATTGGGCACGCCAATTATCTGGCTCGGGTTAATTTCTATTCCTAAATATTTTCAAATTCTTGCAAGTTCACACGTTATAAAGGTGTAGTTTAGATAAAGAGCTATCTCGTTATCAAGATATTTTATGCTTTTCTTCTAGATTATATTTGCAGCACAACATACCTATATCGAATTTGGTATATCTTGTGTATATCCTACGGAGCGAATGTCCCCTTTCGAGTAGGATGTAATGATATGGAAATATGTTAAAATGTTTATAGCGTTACGCATAATACATTATGATGATGTTTCGCTTTGCCTTAACAGCTATGAGTCTGAAATTATATTGTTCCATATCACTTATATGGCACACAGACTAAAGAATCTCAAAAACGTTTCATATTCCGCTAAATTTAAAAAAGAACACGATAAATGCTGGTCTTGTAGTATTGATTTACTAAATGTCAAAAAGGTTCTCGCGCTGGTACTGGCGTTCGCCATGGCGTTCACCATGATGGCGACAGCTGGCGCGGCGTACACGGACCAGGCCGACATTCAAGCGACCGAAGCCGTTGATACGCTCACCGCGCTCAGCGTAATGGCTGGCGATCCGGACGGTTCCTTCCGCCCGAACGACACCATTACCCGCGCAGAGGCCTGCCGCATGATTTACACCATCCGTTCGGGTGGCAACGATGATGCATCTGCTTATGCAGGTATGCAGACCACTTTTACGGACGTACCGAATGATGCTTGGTACGCTGGCTATGTTAAGCACTGCCAGTCTGTCGGCATTGTATCCGGTAAGTCCTCGACCATTTTTGACCCCAATGCAAACGTAACCGGCGTTGAGCTGGCTCTGATGTGCCTGCGTGTCATGGGTTACGACCCGGCGAAGGCTAACATTGGTGGTTCCACCTGGTCTACCACCACCATCGGTCTGGCGACCGAGGCTGGTCTGCTGGAAGACTTCAATGCAACTGTAACTAATGACTGCCCGCGTCAGTACGCAGCTCAGCTGATGTACAACATGCTGAATGCTGACACCGTTCGCTGGTCTGATGATGCTGGCGACTATGTCAAGGATGAGCAGCGTATCTCGGGCACGACACTGACCGAGTACATCACCGTTGGTGAGAAGTACATGAGCCTGATCAAGGTTACCGGTACTCTGCAGGCTTCCGGTAAGGTTGGTCTGGACGGTGCAGGCTCTGAAGAGGCTCTGGTTCTGGATCCGAATTCGCTGAGCTCTGCCGATAAGGCTGCTGGTAAGGAAACTTCGTTCGACGATGTTACCACTGATTATTCTGACATGATCGGCCAGACTGTACAGGTTCTGTATAAGGAAAAGAACAGCGATACCACCGTTTACGGTGTATTCGCGACCGACGACAACAAGGTAAATATCTCTACCACGGCCAATAACCTGGAATCCCAGTCCGGCGAGGATAAGATTAAGGTTGATGGCACCAAGTATACGGTTGACTATCAGGGCAGCTACATGCCGATCTACACCGTAGCAGCTAGCGGCACCGGTGCAAGCATTACCGAAGACAAGTCGGTTACCAATGCTTCTACCCTGGAGACTAAAATCAATGATCTGGACAACAATGGCGTTGACGTACAGGTTATCTCCAACGACGGCGACAGCAAGATCGATATGATTATCGTCTTCGACAAGACTTTTGCAAAGCTGACGGCTACCAACAGCTCGTCTGTAACCTACCGTACTGTTAAGACCGATATGAGCGGCGACACCACCACGACTGGCGATAAGCTGGATCTGGAAGATGACGCTCCGGTTCTGTACGACGGCTATGCCAAGGATGACTATGTATTTGTATCCGCTGATCTGTACAACGATGCTGTTGTTGTAGAGAAGGCAGAAACCGTAACCGGTACCGCTTCCGCTACCAAGGAAGATTCGATCTCGATCGGCGGCACTTGGTACGATTACTATGATACCGGTGCAAACGGCTTCAATGCCAAGGCTGGCAACGACTACACCGCATATGTGCTCAACGGTTTTGCTTACTATGTAGAAGGCGCTGCTGCAACTGACGTTGACACCCTGCTTGTGAAGTCTATTGGCGACTACAACAAGATTAACGAAGGCGTTGAGGCTAAGGTTCTGTTCGAGGACGGCACCGAGAAGGTCATCAACGTAGAGCGTCTGGTTGTTCCGTCTGCTGGCTTCGACCAGGATAAGTTCGACGAAGATGCTAAGGCTACCGACAATAAGGCTACTGTTTACGCTGGTGCAGCTGCTGACGGCGACATCTCGATCGCATTTACAGCTGGTCTGAACGAGTTCGTCAAGCCGGCTCTGTATACCTACGATGTAGATGGCAGCGATTACACGCTGTTCCTGGTAAATGACAACTACACAAGCGGTGCTAAGATCGATGCAGTCCAGGGTGCAAATGATTACATCTCTAAGACTGAGACCATCGACAGCAAGGACATTGACGACGCAGCTGTTATTTACCTGAACTACAACGGCGGCAGCGACTGGAAGGTCATCACCGGTTCGGCTCTGGCTTCCTATGATGATATCACTGGTGATGCAAAGTCCGCATATGTTGCAGACGACGGCACCATCGTAGCAGCTTTCCTGTCCTCTGCAGCTAAGCTGAATACCACCGATACCCTGTATGGTGTTGTTTCCTCGTCTTACACTTCCACCAACTCGGATGGCGATCGCGTTGTATACCTCGACCTGATCACTCCGGAAGGTGCAAAGACGGTTGAAACCGAGGAAACCAAGGTTGCTAACTTCACCAAGGGCGACATCGTATCCTTCACCGGCACTTACGAGAAGGCTGTTGGTACGGTAACTGTTGAGAGCGACACGCAGTCGACCGGTGCACAGTCCCAGGGCTACATCGCTGTTGACCGTGTATCCTCCAACAATCTGATTACTCCGAAGTCTACCTACAATGACGGCGATGCCGAGTACACCATTGACGTGGCTGTTCCGCAGGCTGGCAAGATCGTTTCGGATACTGCTGTGATCTACATCGACGAGTCCAACAAGACTTACGAGTATGTTGAGAGCGACAGCATTGCTGAGGCAAATGAGTTTGCAACTAGCGGTATCTACGCAAATGCGTACGTAATCGTTGACGACAATGAGCTTGACCTGATCGTTTACGAAGTAAACGGCAAGCTGCGCGATGGCAACGATACTTTCAAGGTACTAAACGCTACTAAGTCGAGCGTAGTTGCAGCTAACAAGGAACAGGAAGCTAAGAATGCACTGGTTGCAACGCTGGCAGGCAACGGTAACGGCACTGGTTTCACCTATGGCTTTACTCAGGTTAGCGACTCCAATGTTTATACAATTGACACTGGTGTAGACCTTTCCAGCCTGAAGAATGTTACAACTGCAATCACGGCTGACTGGGGCACTGATGTTACTGTAACTCTGAACAAGCTTGACAGTGCACCTTCTGCTGGCAATTCTGGTGACTTCCAGGATGTTAATTATAAGGCACTGGCTAGCGAAACTGAGACAGATGTGAAGATGGATAACCGTGCAATCCAGCTGATGCAGACCGATGTTGGTACCACTACTACCAACTGGACTGCTGTCAAGGTAACCATTACTGCTGCTACTGTTGCAGATGCAACCACACCAGCAGCATCTCAGGAAATCATTCTTTGTGTAAACGGCAACACTTGATTTCCTATGTAAGCACAGATAAAACCCCCGAGGATTTCCTCGGGGGTTTTCCCTTTTCTTCACTTAAATGCAAGATAAAAATACACATGGCCGGTTGCATTGCTTTCCGCTCCCACGTGGCCGGGGCTGTGATAAAAGTCCGTCACCTGGAATCCATTGTCAACAATTTTTAACACATAATAATCGATTCCATTGATTGAAAGTATAATCGGGCCGTTTGTGATCGATAGGCCTCCATAATAGTGCCCATCAAAATGGGTCATGCCGTCAGACGTCAGCAGCAGCACTGCTTTTGGGGTGAACCCCAACGAAATGACGCGGTTTTCCGTGCCGTCGCCCGTGTAAGTGCCAAAATATGCTTCACATTTCTGCTGAAGGCTGCTTTGCAGCGCGGTATCCCCGCTGATTCGCGCGGTGATTTCGGCACGGAGTGCCGTCTGTTCAGCCTTACCGTTGATCTTTTGAGAGAGTTCTTCGTCAAACATGCTCTCGTGAATGGCTCCGGAAAAAGTTTCGGTGACAATGCCTTCGACCTTTTCATCCAGCGTTTGATGCGCTTCCGCCAGGGCGTTGTGCGCTTCCCGGACTTCATCCGCCGGGGCTTGAAACCGGCGTTTGAGTTCATCCGCGGCACACGTCGGCGTATCCGGCAGGCCGGTGATCGGCTCAGCAAATGCCGGGAGAGTGAAATTTTGATTCATCGCGTATCCTCCTTTGTCCCGCTAGTTCGCGGGTTTGTGATGGCGATGATAATAGCCGCGGCGTTTTATTTTTGTCAAGCCATATGGAGAGGTTCATTTTTTCAGAAAATTGCCCTTGCATTTGGAATACAAAAAACAAGGTGAGAAAAGTGGACGTTTTCCACTCTTCTCACCTGTTTTTATCTTTCGCGTACGTTGACAGGTCTTATGCAGTAAACTTGGTTAACATGGTTGCAACTTCCGCACGAGTGGCGGTGCTCTGCGGATTGAGCGCGCCATCACTGCCTTGCAAAATGCCCTTTTGTACACAATACTTCATAGCATCCAATGCCCAATCGGATACCTGGTCGCTATCCGAGAATCCAGACAGGCTGGCGGTTAAGTCACTGGGCGCGCCATCATACTGATACAGCATGTAGGCGAGTTCTTCCCGCGTAATATTTTCATCTGGTTTGAAAGACGTGCTTTCCAAATCCTTCAGCAGGCCCTTTTCCCAGCTCCAAAGCGCGCCGCTTGCATACCACTGCGAAATATCCACATCGGTGAACGGGTTATTGCCACTGATGGAGGGGGAGCCCGCAATGCGGTACAGAACCGATGTCATCATGCCACGGGTCATTTCCCCGTTCGGTTCAAAGGTTGTAGCACTCGTACCAGAGAGATAACCCTTTTTCACACACGTCATGACGTATTGCTTGCCCCAGTGGCCATCCAGGTCAACAAATGGGGTATCGCGCGTCGTCGAGCCGACCAGGTCATAGGTGCATACCGAACGATAAGACGTGTTTAAGACCACTTCATACTGGCTATCTTTATCAATGTCTGCTACAACAGGAGCCGATTTTACGCCATTGGTTTGCGCATTGGAGCCGTAATAGCCCGGATACGTTGTCGGCAGCTGCGTGCGGGTGATCAGCTTCAGATTGCTGTCGAGCACATACAGAGAACCATTCACGCCGGTATTTTCACTGGTGACATCATGTGGGCCTTCTGCACGGCTGTCCGTCCAGGAACCAAAAATGATTTCCTGTTTTCCATCGCCATTGATGTCCTTACAAACCGGCTTGGCGGCATATTCTGCCACACTGGCCGTGGTGGCCGGCAGGGTGAAGCTCTTCATCTGCTGGTCGAGCGTGAAGCAGTACAGCTTGCCGTCATAGGAGTTAAAGAGGATTTCCTTGTTGCCATCGCCATCCAGATCGGCCGTCACCGGCTCGGACATGACAAAAGAAGCAACTGAGTTGGTCGCGTCTTTGAGCCGGCCGCCCAGACCGCTGGGGAAGGACGTCCAGTCAAAGCCCTTTTCCGGATTGACATAGCGGGTACGATCGCCGTTAAAGACGCAAACGGTCATATACTGGCTCTTGAGCCAGAACATATTCGCCACATCCTGGGTGTCCATGACAATACCTGTCACAACGATTTCCATGTCGCCATCGCCATCCAGGTCATCGATCACCGAGCCAGCATGACCAAATTCCATGCACAGGCGTTCGGTCAGCGAAGTTTTATTCTGGTCGGTATCCCAGCCGCGCTGTGCAACCATCCGCTCGTGACCATAGTCCAGATAGGTTCTCACATATCCCCAGGGATGCGCGTCTCCAAATTCAGACGCATTGGCCATGACAAGCGAACCGTCGATCTCATAGGCCTGAATGCAGCGGTTATCCGTAGGAACGATGATTTCCGGCAAGTTATCACCGTCAATATCGCCGGTGGAAATGCCATTGCCAAATACACCATAGCTTTCTGCTATATCGATCTGAGAGCCCGAAAGCTGCGGCCAGCCGGGAAGCTGGTTGCCACGGCAATCATACGCCCAAACGCTGGTTTCCGATGCGACACCGCAGCCTACGATGATCTCATCGGTGCCATCCCCGTAAAAATCGCCGATTGCTACCGAGCGGATGGAACCATCCATGCTGATGTACTTGGGCCAGCCGGGTTTAAAATAACCGGTGTAGTCCAGCACCGAAATACAGTTTTTATGGACGGAAATGATTTCTTTCCAGCCATCGTTATCGATGTCGTCTACGATTGCATCGCACCAGGCACCGCCGACATTCCCGTACGTTTCGGGCTCATAGGACGAGGTGCGATCCTTTCCCGAGTTCACACGCCACTTGGTTTGACCGGTTGTGGCATCGGTCACGGTAATAGCGGACGAGACACTAATCACTTCATCTTTTCCGTCGTTGTTCAGATCGGTCACAATCGGCGCACAATAATAGGCTTCATTCGTGTATTTTGTGTGGGATGCTCCCGAATACAGATATTTTGCTTGTGCTGAGATAGATGCTGCCTGCGCGGGCAAAGGGCATAGGCTGAGTGTCAGTGCCATCGCACTCAAGCAGGCAATTCCTTTGCGCATGGACAATTTCATAACGATTCCTCCTGATTCTCAACAGTCTGCCGGGATATAGTTTACAACAGATGATTGTTGCATTGCACAAGTTGTGTTTTAAAAATACATCTCCTTTCATCCAAAATGCACTATTTTTATTTTAGCGTGTTACCAGATGCTCTGTCAATCAATTCAAGGAAATATTTTCTTAAAAAGACAATGCTTTTGAGTTTCCCGGGAAATAAACCGGGATGTAACGCAATCGCGCATGAAGATTGGGACATAAAAAAAGAACTGCACACCTTTACAGGTTGCAGTTCTTTTTTGAAATAACCGGTTAGGCAGCCCCATTAAACAGGCTGGTCGTGGGTTCTGGCTGCTGGAACAGCTTTGCGGCATTGTCCTGGTTTGCACGGGTTGTCGTACGAGTCGTACCTCCCGAAACATATACCTTGCCGCACTCCGGGCAAATATCGGTATAAAGCGTAACCGATTGGCTGACGACCTCACGGTTTTCCTGCTTTGCCTGGGACTGCTCACGCATGACATGTTCCTGTTCATGTCCGCGTACCGCAGCAGCAGCCTGCGAAGGGTCAATATTCGTCG
Proteins encoded:
- a CDS encoding S-layer homology domain-containing protein, translating into MAFTMMATAGAAYTDQADIQATEAVDTLTALSVMAGDPDGSFRPNDTITRAEACRMIYTIRSGGNDDASAYAGMQTTFTDVPNDAWYAGYVKHCQSVGIVSGKSSTIFDPNANVTGVELALMCLRVMGYDPAKANIGGSTWSTTTIGLATEAGLLEDFNATVTNDCPRQYAAQLMYNMLNADTVRWSDDAGDYVKDEQRISGTTLTEYITVGEKYMSLIKVTGTLQASGKVGLDGAGSEEALVLDPNSLSSADKAAGKETSFDDVTTDYSDMIGQTVQVLYKEKNSDTTVYGVFATDDNKVNISTTANNLESQSGEDKIKVDGTKYTVDYQGSYMPIYTVAASGTGASITEDKSVTNASTLETKINDLDNNGVDVQVISNDGDSKIDMIIVFDKTFAKLTATNSSSVTYRTVKTDMSGDTTTTGDKLDLEDDAPVLYDGYAKDDYVFVSADLYNDAVVVEKAETVTGTASATKEDSISIGGTWYDYYDTGANGFNAKAGNDYTAYVLNGFAYYVEGAAATDVDTLLVKSIGDYNKINEGVEAKVLFEDGTEKVINVERLVVPSAGFDQDKFDEDAKATDNKATVYAGAAADGDISIAFTAGLNEFVKPALYTYDVDGSDYTLFLVNDNYTSGAKIDAVQGANDYISKTETIDSKDIDDAAVIYLNYNGGSDWKVITGSALASYDDITGDAKSAYVADDGTIVAAFLSSAAKLNTTDTLYGVVSSSYTSTNSDGDRVVYLDLITPEGAKTVETEETKVANFTKGDIVSFTGTYEKAVGTVTVESDTQSTGAQSQGYIAVDRVSSNNLITPKSTYNDGDAEYTIDVAVPQAGKIVSDTAVIYIDESNKTYEYVESDSIAEANEFATSGIYANAYVIVDDNELDLIVYEVNGKLRDGNDTFKVLNATKSSVVAANKEQEAKNALVATLAGNGNGTGFTYGFTQVSDSNVYTIDTGVDLSSLKNVTTAITADWGTDVTVTLNKLDSAPSAGNSGDFQDVNYKALASETETDVKMDNRAIQLMQTDVGTTTTNWTAVKVTITAATVADATTPAASQEIILCVNGNT
- a CDS encoding S-layer homology domain-containing protein produces the protein MKLSMRKGIACLSAMALTLSLCPLPAQAASISAQAKYLYSGASHTKYTNEAYYCAPIVTDLNNDGKDEVISVSSAITVTDATTGQTKWRVNSGKDRTSSYEPETYGNVGGAWCDAIVDDIDNDGWKEIISVHKNCISVLDYTGYFKPGWPKYISMDGSIRSVAIGDFYGDGTDEIIVGCGVASETSVWAYDCRGNQLPGWPQLSGSQIDIAESYGVFGNGISTGDIDGDNLPEIIVPTDNRCIQAYEIDGSLVMANASEFGDAHPWGYVRTYLDYGHERMVAQRGWDTDQNKTSLTERLCMEFGHAGSVIDDLDGDGDMEIVVTGIVMDTQDVANMFWLKSQYMTVCVFNGDRTRYVNPEKGFDWTSFPSGLGGRLKDATNSVASFVMSEPVTADLDGDGNKEILFNSYDGKLYCFTLDQQMKSFTLPATTASVAEYAAKPVCKDINGDGKQEIIFGSWTDSRAEGPHDVTSENTGVNGSLYVLDSNLKLITRTQLPTTYPGYYGSNAQTNGVKSAPVVADIDKDSQYEVVLNTSYRSVCTYDLVGSTTRDTPFVDLDGHWGKQYVMTCVKKGYLSGTSATTFEPNGEMTRGMMTSVLYRIAGSPSISGNNPFTDVDISQWYASGALWSWEKGLLKDLESTSFKPDENITREELAYMLYQYDGAPSDLTASLSGFSDSDQVSDWALDAMKYCVQKGILQGSDGALNPQSTATRAEVATMLTKFTA